In Paracoccus sp. N5, a single window of DNA contains:
- a CDS encoding APC family permease yields MAQQYQKNSLSLFDTVAMGTGVMIGAGILALTGQIAELAGPLFPLAFVAGAVVTGFSAYTYVKMSNAWPSAGGIGMILTKAYGPTTVAAGAALLMALSMVINESLVARTFATYLLRGLDLKPEGWLVPAIGVGLIVFAYLVNAAGNRSVGLLSQLMAVLKVGGIAAFGIAALWAGGFSFEAAEGADGGAVAGFLASVALAILAFKGFTTITNSGAEVTDPHRNVGRAIIISIAICVVVYLLVAFAVGASLPLDRIVAAKDYALAEAAEPALGRIGFYLTVALALVATASGVIASIFAVSRMLAMLTDMKLIPHSHFGMPGTIRDHTLVYTVVIASALTIFFDLSRIASLGAFFYLVMDILIHWGVWRTLREEIGTHGWVLLTAIGLDAVVLAAFAALKWQSDPLIVVIAIAGMTAVFLFERIFLALNPPSHEPAHGSHHSAQEERHEPTS; encoded by the coding sequence ATGGCCCAGCAGTATCAGAAGAACAGCCTGTCGCTCTTCGACACAGTGGCAATGGGAACCGGCGTGATGATCGGAGCGGGCATTCTCGCACTGACCGGGCAGATTGCAGAACTTGCGGGTCCCTTGTTCCCCCTTGCCTTCGTCGCTGGCGCCGTGGTGACGGGATTCAGCGCCTATACCTACGTCAAGATGTCCAACGCCTGGCCGTCTGCGGGCGGGATCGGGATGATCCTGACCAAGGCCTACGGTCCGACGACGGTCGCGGCCGGTGCCGCGCTGCTGATGGCGCTGTCGATGGTCATCAACGAAAGCCTCGTGGCGCGGACATTTGCGACCTACCTCCTGCGGGGGCTCGATCTGAAGCCCGAGGGCTGGCTGGTCCCTGCCATCGGCGTGGGCCTCATCGTCTTCGCCTACCTCGTGAATGCGGCAGGCAACCGCTCCGTGGGTCTTCTGTCGCAGCTCATGGCGGTCCTCAAGGTGGGCGGCATCGCGGCCTTCGGCATTGCCGCGCTCTGGGCCGGCGGCTTCTCTTTCGAGGCGGCGGAAGGCGCGGATGGCGGTGCGGTTGCGGGCTTCCTTGCCTCGGTGGCGCTCGCGATCCTGGCCTTCAAGGGCTTCACGACGATCACCAACAGCGGCGCCGAGGTCACCGACCCGCACCGCAACGTCGGGCGAGCGATCATCATATCCATCGCGATCTGTGTCGTCGTCTACCTTCTCGTCGCCTTCGCCGTCGGCGCCAGCCTGCCGCTCGATCGGATCGTGGCGGCAAAGGACTACGCGCTCGCCGAAGCGGCCGAGCCCGCCCTCGGGCGGATCGGCTTCTACCTGACAGTCGCGCTCGCACTGGTCGCGACCGCCTCGGGCGTGATCGCCAGCATCTTCGCTGTGTCGCGGATGCTGGCCATGCTGACCGACATGAAGCTGATCCCGCACAGCCATTTCGGTATGCCGGGCACGATCCGCGACCATACGCTCGTCTATACGGTGGTGATCGCCAGCGCGCTGACGATCTTCTTCGACCTCAGCCGGATCGCCTCGCTTGGCGCCTTTTTCTACCTCGTGATGGACATCCTGATCCACTGGGGTGTCTGGCGGACTCTGCGGGAGGAGATCGGCACGCATGGATGGGTCCTGCTGACGGCGATCGGACTGGACGCGGTGGTCCTTGCGGCCTTCGCCGCGCTCAAATGGCAGAGCGACCCGCTGATCGTCGTCATCGCGATCGCCGGCATGACCGCCGTTTTCCTGTTCGAGCGCATCTTCCTCGCGCTCAACCCGCCATCGCACGAACCGGCGCATGGCAGCCACCATTCCGCACAAGAAGAAAGACACGAGCCCACCTCTTGA
- a CDS encoding VTT domain-containing protein, producing the protein MSLRAGILTGLAILGIVLLGVWFIAPSALAEVRDWFEPERLEALVARAGLWGPMLVVTLMTIAVVASPIPSAPIALAAGAAYGHVWGTVQVVIGAELGALIAFGLARVLGHDVVRRVFGDRIDAGLLGSQTALTATVFASRLMPFVSFDMISYAAGLSRLHAWRFALATLAGIIPASFLLAHFGGEAVSGDLGRATWAVLGLGLVTGLPLIWAATRGKAERKK; encoded by the coding sequence ATGAGCCTACGCGCCGGCATTCTCACTGGTCTGGCGATCCTCGGGATCGTCCTGCTCGGGGTGTGGTTCATCGCGCCTTCGGCCCTTGCCGAGGTCCGGGACTGGTTCGAGCCCGAGCGACTGGAGGCGCTGGTCGCGCGCGCGGGTCTCTGGGGGCCGATGCTGGTCGTCACGCTCATGACAATCGCGGTCGTGGCCAGCCCGATCCCGAGCGCACCGATCGCGCTGGCGGCGGGTGCGGCCTACGGACATGTCTGGGGCACGGTTCAGGTCGTGATCGGCGCCGAGCTTGGCGCGTTGATCGCCTTCGGCCTTGCGCGGGTTCTGGGGCACGACGTGGTCCGCCGCGTCTTCGGGGACAGGATCGATGCCGGGCTTCTGGGGTCCCAGACCGCCCTGACGGCGACGGTGTTCGCCAGCCGTCTCATGCCCTTCGTGTCCTTCGACATGATCAGCTACGCCGCCGGGCTCAGCCGCCTGCATGCCTGGCGCTTCGCACTGGCGACACTGGCCGGCATCATCCCGGCGAGCTTCCTGCTGGCGCATTTCGGCGGCGAGGCGGTGAGCGGTGACCTTGGCCGGGCCACATGGGCGGTCCTCGGTCTCGGCCTCGTGACCGGGCTGCCGCTGATCTGGGCCGCGACGCGAGGGAAGGCAGAAAGGAAGAAGTGA
- a CDS encoding DUF302 domain-containing protein, which translates to MTYTINRMIPDASIDDVDARARKALADHGFGVLTEIDVKATMKKKLDVDMPAYRILGACNPKMAWQAIGIEPRVGAMLPCNVILREVEGGVEVGAIDPVASMQAIENAELHAVAGQVRDLLAKAVAAV; encoded by the coding sequence ATGACCTACACGATCAATCGCATGATCCCCGACGCAAGTATCGACGACGTCGACGCTCGGGCACGAAAGGCGCTGGCGGATCACGGTTTTGGCGTTCTGACCGAGATCGACGTCAAGGCGACTATGAAAAAGAAGCTCGACGTCGACATGCCGGCCTATCGCATCCTCGGCGCCTGTAACCCGAAGATGGCCTGGCAGGCCATCGGGATCGAGCCGCGGGTGGGCGCAATGCTGCCCTGCAACGTCATCCTGCGGGAGGTCGAGGGCGGCGTGGAGGTCGGCGCCATCGACCCGGTCGCGTCCATGCAGGCCATCGAGAACGCCGAGCTGCACGCTGTTGCAGGCCAGGTCCGCGACCTGCTGGCGAAGGCCGTCGCGGCGGTTTGA